Proteins encoded in a region of the Campylobacter sp. MIT 99-7217 genome:
- a CDS encoding pentapeptide repeat-containing protein encodes MAIEINNFIMHLNNGNHTNDFSMFLSNLADDKNFTTVIEYEDKIIVNEEIFIIFNEPIKNKHFNFSDIIFNKTVTFQSNIEDGLEFNLENTYFEKLNILDCTIDYMIFSGKINHIKELNISQCKLKGVTINSNIQGDIKFQKCIFEDFNKHNSSKNIKFMANFVFDFCEVDNIVNLMNFNFENRVSFKMSYFKDNVYFNNSHFEYYVNFQECKFEKTANFYGVKFEKIPNFTQAIFKKNLNLINTNLNFTFDDLEEKTYQEYENFNNNKEEKEKKALEKFVNDFRDSFRTFKNTLIKDNNLLDASNFHKYELYCKELELRCNWDKKGKDVKNMKDVEKNTLRFRDFVDYLLLGFYRKLCDHHTDLLKVFNNLILLISLYALFFQGFVWLHDNKIKDTKETLTLSKFFDNFQPYIDIGAFIFIILGGILIVYKNVEFLNSLCLMTRKYLAKILKKEGSIKLVKSLGQNLWCLIKENFIKLVKILRQDLSYLIKDLILIFFISYIFYCSLGIIIGFLLNLNKEFGYSLLVNTLFISLYICLIYTKSLFFGRYIILIISYIGFFIILIKRPDMIHPLIGKIANESDKSLTDPSLITLNISYTILITLVLFSLQKTARKNSIVPS; translated from the coding sequence ATGGCTATAGAAATAAATAATTTTATAATGCATTTAAATAATGGGAACCATACAAACGATTTTTCAATGTTTTTAAGTAATTTAGCAGATGATAAGAATTTCACAACAGTAATAGAATACGAAGATAAAATTATTGTTAATGAAGAAATTTTTATTATATTTAACGAGCCAATAAAAAATAAGCATTTTAATTTTTCAGATATTATTTTTAACAAAACAGTCACATTTCAAAGCAACATTGAAGATGGTTTGGAATTTAATCTTGAAAATACATATTTTGAAAAATTAAATATATTGGATTGTACTATTGATTATATGATATTTAGTGGCAAGATAAATCATATAAAAGAATTAAATATTAGTCAATGTAAATTGAAAGGAGTAACAATAAATTCAAATATACAAGGAGATATAAAATTTCAAAAATGTATTTTTGAAGATTTTAACAAACATAACTCCAGTAAAAATATAAAATTTATGGCAAATTTTGTGTTTGATTTTTGTGAAGTTGATAACATAGTAAATTTAATGAATTTTAATTTTGAAAATAGAGTTAGTTTTAAAATGTCTTATTTTAAAGATAATGTATATTTTAATAACTCTCATTTTGAATATTATGTTAATTTTCAAGAATGTAAATTTGAAAAAACTGCTAATTTTTATGGGGTAAAATTTGAAAAAATTCCAAATTTTACCCAAGCAATATTTAAAAAAAATTTAAATCTGATCAACACAAATTTAAATTTTACCTTTGATGACTTAGAGGAAAAAACTTACCAAGAATACGAAAATTTTAACAACAATAAAGAAGAAAAAGAGAAAAAAGCCTTAGAAAAATTTGTTAATGATTTTAGGGATTCTTTTAGGACTTTTAAAAATACTTTGATAAAAGATAACAATCTTTTAGATGCTTCAAATTTCCATAAATATGAGCTTTATTGTAAGGAGCTAGAACTTAGATGCAATTGGGACAAAAAGGGTAAAGATGTAAAAAACATGAAAGATGTGGAAAAAAATACTTTAAGATTTCGAGATTTTGTAGATTATCTACTCTTAGGATTTTATAGAAAATTATGCGATCATCATACAGACCTTTTAAAGGTTTTTAATAATCTTATATTGTTAATTAGCTTGTATGCTTTATTTTTTCAAGGTTTTGTTTGGCTTCACGACAATAAGATAAAGGATACAAAAGAGACTTTAACTTTATCTAAATTTTTTGATAATTTTCAGCCCTATATCGATATAGGAGCTTTTATTTTTATAATTCTTGGCGGTATTTTGATAGTATATAAAAATGTAGAATTTTTGAATTCTTTGTGTCTTATGACTAGAAAATATCTAGCAAAAATCCTTAAAAAAGAAGGTTCTATAAAGCTTGTGAAGAGCTTGGGGCAAAATTTATGGTGTTTGATAAAAGAAAATTTCATAAAGCTTGTGAAGATCTTGAGGCAAGATTTATCGTATTTAATAAAAGATTTAATTCTTATATTCTTTATTTCTTACATTTTTTATTGTTCATTAGGAATAATTATTGGATTTTTATTAAATCTGAATAAAGAATTTGGATATTCTTTACTCGTAAATACCTTATTTATTAGTTTGTATATTTGTTTAATTTATACCAAATCTTTATTTTTTGGTAGATATATAATACTTATTATCTCATATATAGGATTTTTTATAATACTCATAAAACGACCTGATATGATCCATCCTTTGATAGGAAAAATCGCAAATGAGAGTGATAAAAGCTTAACTGATCCAAGCTTGATAACATTAAATATATCTTATACTATACTTATAACCTTAGTTCTTTTTTCTCTTCAAAAAACCGCACGAAAAAACTCCATAGTGCCGAGTTGA
- a CDS encoding SDR family NAD(P)-dependent oxidoreductase → MKTAFITGASSGFGLACAKALAKKDFKIIALARRKERLEALEAEFKDQIYSLNLDVRDKEGIFKAVENLPEDFKNISVLINNAGLALGVQKFDELSLEDIESMVDTNIKGFLYVARAIIPLLRKQKSANIFNLGSVAGRYPYPGGNVYCGTKAFVRQFSLALRNDLRGSNIKVTNIAPGLCKTEFSEVRFKGDKQKADLVYENTKFLSAEDIAEVICSILALPEHININELELMPVTQSWDNFYIERF, encoded by the coding sequence ATGAAAACTGCTTTCATCACAGGGGCAAGTTCTGGCTTTGGGCTAGCCTGTGCTAAGGCTTTGGCCAAAAAAGACTTTAAGATCATAGCCCTTGCAAGAAGAAAAGAAAGGCTTGAGGCTTTGGAGGCTGAGTTTAAGGATCAAATTTATAGCCTAAATCTTGATGTAAGAGATAAAGAAGGCATTTTTAAGGCTGTAGAAAATTTACCAGAGGATTTTAAAAATATAAGCGTTTTGATCAATAACGCAGGGCTTGCCCTTGGGGTGCAAAAATTTGATGAGCTTAGCCTTGAGGATATAGAAAGCATGGTAGATACAAATATCAAGGGCTTTTTGTATGTGGCAAGGGCCATTATACCGCTTTTAAGAAAGCAAAAAAGTGCAAATATCTTTAATCTTGGCTCAGTAGCCGGACGCTATCCTTATCCGGGTGGTAATGTGTATTGTGGGACAAAGGCCTTTGTAAGGCAGTTTTCCTTAGCTTTAAGAAATGATCTAAGAGGCTCAAATATCAAGGTAACAAATATAGCTCCCGGACTTTGCAAGACCGAATTTAGCGAGGTTCGCTTTAAAGGCGATAAGCAAAAAGCTGATTTGGTTTATGAAAACACCAAATTTTTAAGTGCTGAGGATATTGCAGAGGTCATTTGCTCTATACTAGCACTGCCTGAACATATCAACATAAACGAGCTTGAGCTTATGCCTGTAACTCAAAGCTGGGATAATTTTTATATAGAAAGATTTTAA